Proteins co-encoded in one Melanotaenia boesemani isolate fMelBoe1 chromosome 23, fMelBoe1.pri, whole genome shotgun sequence genomic window:
- the c23h11orf98 gene encoding uncharacterized protein C11orf98 homolog, translating into MAPPGGKINRPKTELGKKLFKRRRVQSREKRKKHQIVGAVVDQGLITVHHLRKRRSSPRANITLSGKKKRKLLKQLQHLQQEKASMEVELAPQKKKDSSSALTQRKKKTTSGGQGDVEMADVD; encoded by the exons ATGGCACCGCcaggaggaaaaataaacagaccGAAAACT gagTTGGGAAAGAAGCTTTTCAAGCGACGGCGAGTTCAGAGCcgagaaaagaggaagaagcaTCAGATCGTCGGCGCCGTCGTGGATCAAGGCCTCATCACCGTCCACCACCTGAGGAAGAGAAG GTCGAGTCCACGAGCAAACATCACTCTGTCTGGAAAGAAGAAGCGGAAGCTGCTGAAACAGCTGCAACACCTGCAGCAGGAGAAGGCGTCTATGGAAG TTGAATTggcaccacagaagaagaaggacTCCTCTTCAGCTCTAAcccagaggaagaagaagacgacTTCTGGAGGCCAAGGCGACGTGGAGATGGCAGACGTTGACTGA